The genomic DNA CAAAATTATCCGTACGATAGAGCTTTCTAAATTTATTCAACATTCTTCAAAATGTAACCAACACTACGGAGAGTTTGTAGGTTCTCTCCAAAGGCGGTACCTTTCAATTTTTTTCTTATTTTAGAAACGTAGACCTCAACGACCGAAATAGTCGTATCGCTGTCAAAGCCCCAAATGCGGTCGAAAATTTGTGTCTTAGGCAGGATAACATTTTGATTTTGTAGGAAATACACTAGCAAATCAAATTCCTTGCCCAAAAGCTCCACTTCAACACCGTTGACTAAGGTAGAGTTAGTTGAAAGATCAACCGAAACATCGCCATAAGAAAGAGTATTCTCATTGAATTTCCCAGCGCGTTTCAACAAGGCCTGAATACGCATTTTTAGCTCTTCTAGGTAGAATGGTTTGGTCAAGTAGTCATCGGCTCCCAACTCAAATCCATGTCCCTTGTCATCAAGACTTTCTTTTGCAGTGGTAATGAGAACTGGCGTGGTGATGCCTTTTTCACGCAATTCCTTCAAGACTTGGAATCCGTCCTTTTCAGGCAACATCAAGTCCAGCAAAATCAAATCATACACCCCTGATTCGGCTTCATAAAGACCTTCGTCACCATCAAAAACCTGCATAACATCTGCAAAATCATCTAGGAAATCAAAGACGGAATTTGAAAGACTGAGATCATCTTCAACTAACAATATCTTAATCATAGGCTGTCTCCTTTTTTAACATTATATCATGGAAAGAATAAAAACTGAATCATTTATTGAGAATCCGAAGAAATACTGCTATCTGTACCTTGGCTTGCTTCAGTATCCTGAGGATTTTTGGTCGGTGGCTGCATATCACCGTTGGTTGACTGACTGGCACCACTGGTCGCATCTGTTCCCGGAGGCAGTTGACTTCTATTTCCTCCACCTTGGCCAGGAGCTGGCTGCATTTGCTTACCAGTATTTTGCCCTGGAGTAAGCGCACCGTTTTGTCCAGGCGGAATCTTCCCTTGTGGAGGTGCTTCTGCTTCAGCTAATGACGACTGAGTTTGCGAACTGGTTGTAGCTGTTTGCTTTCCGATTCCAAGACCTGCTGCAAAGCCTAGTGTAACACTGGAAATAGCCACTGTTGCCAAGAAGATTTTGGGATGCGACGTCATTTTATTGAGTAATGACATTGTTTACCTCACTTTCCAATAGTAACGAAACCTAGCTATCCGTAACAGAAACAAGCTACTATTTTTCTTCTTGTTATGAGAAAGAAGGCACGAATAGGTTTTAAATATCAGATTGGCTCGGCACATCTAGTCTAGGTTTCTATGAACAAGTATAGCCGAGCAAACTTAAAACTTGCTAAAAATATTAGCAAGTTGATATAAAAATAGCCTTGTAAAATGATAACGGCCTTGTCCCTCTTGAATGAGGAGCAAAGCCGTTGCTTAATCGTTTATTATTTGACTGTCCACTTATTTAGGAGCAGTATCATGCTCCATCTCTTGTCCCACTCGGTCGAAAATTGGTTGTGAACTACTTCCTATTTTTTAGACTTTTTGCTTTCAGTGCAAAAATACCTATCAAGAATGCCGCAAGTATTCCTCCAATCCAAGCGAACACATTACTTTGCTCACCTGTATTTGGCAAGGTCGCCTTCCTTGTTCCTGAAGTAGTTGTTGTGGGATTAGCCGATGAAGGATTTGGAGTGACTTTTTTAGATTGCCCTTGTGTTTGAGTTGTTTCTGAAATGATTTTTGGAGCTTCAGAATCTTTTTTTGGCTTCTCCGGTGTTACTTTTGGTGCCTCAGGGTCCGCCTTTGGCTTCTCCGGTGTCACTTTTGGTGCTTCGGGCTCGGCCTTAGGTTTTTCTGGCGTCACTTTCGGCACTTCGGGATCCGCCTTGGGTTTTTCAGGCGTTACTTTCGGCGCTTCGGGATTAGTCTTAGGCTTCTCCGGTGTCACTTTTGGTGCTTCGGGCTTAGCCTTCGGCTTCTCCGGTGTTACTTTCGGCGCTTCGGGATTAGTCTTAGGCTTCTCCGGCGTTACTTTCGGCGCTTCGAGTTCGGCCTTAGGTTTTTCTGGTGTCACTTTCGGTGCTTCGGGATTAGTCTTAGGCTTCTCCGGCGTTACTTTCGGCGCTTCGGGTTCGGCCTTAGGTTTTTCTGGTGTCACTTTCGGTGCTTCGGGCTCGGTCTTGGGTTTTTCTGGTGTCACTTTTGGTGCTTCGGGTTCAGCCTTGGGTTTTTCTGGTGTCACTTTTGGTGCTTCGGGTTCTGTCTTAGGCTTCTCTGGAGTTGGTGCTACTTCAGCCAATTCTACAACAGGGGATAGGATGATTGGCTGTTTGATGATAGTGTCTTCACTAACTGGATTGTTTTGTTCGTCAACCCAGCCAGTTACTTTGTAGCCTTTTTGAAGAATAAGATCTCCTTGTTGCGGTTTCAAACCAGAGAGAGCAGTCCTAATGGTAGGGAGAATATTTTTTAGAGAGGTTCTGGATTGACCATTTTTATAATCTGCCCACCATAAATATAGTGAGTGAACGTACTTGGATTATTTTCCCC from Streptococcus oriscaviae includes the following:
- a CDS encoding LPXTG cell wall anchor domain-containing protein — translated: MKPQQGDLILQKGYKVTGWVDEQNNPVSEDTIIKQPIILSPVVELAEVAPTPEKPKTEPEAPKVTPEKPKAEPEAPKVTPEKPKTEPEAPKVTPEKPKAEPEAPKVTPEKPKTNPEAPKVTPEKPKAELEAPKVTPEKPKTNPEAPKVTPEKPKAKPEAPKVTPEKPKTNPEAPKVTPEKPKADPEVPKVTPEKPKAEPEAPKVTPEKPKADPEAPKVTPEKPKKDSEAPKIISETTQTQGQSKKVTPNPSSANPTTTTSGTRKATLPNTGEQSNVFAWIGGILAAFLIGIFALKAKSLKNRK
- a CDS encoding response regulator transcription factor encodes the protein MIKILLVEDDLSLSNSVFDFLDDFADVMQVFDGDEGLYEAESGVYDLILLDLMLPEKDGFQVLKELREKGITTPVLITTAKESLDDKGHGFELGADDYLTKPFYLEELKMRIQALLKRAGKFNENTLSYGDVSVDLSTNSTLVNGVEVELLGKEFDLLVYFLQNQNVILPKTQIFDRIWGFDSDTTISVVEVYVSKIRKKLKGTAFGENLQTLRSVGYILKNVE